cggcggcgatggccgtCCAGGCGCAGCagcacctcctcctctcccaCGACGCCTTCGGCCACGCCTTCCGGGcgctcgacggcgccggcggcgtgttCCTGGACGAGCTCGGCATCGCCGGCTGCGCTCCGGCAGCTGCGGCGCCGGGGCCCGCCGGCGACGCCGTGTTCGGCGGTGCGGCCCGCAGCGAGCTCAcctgcaacggcggcggcgagcacgacGCCGGGCTCCTCCTCCCGAGGAAGCGGGCGCGCGTGGCGGCGGGGCTCGTGGAGTGCGGCGGCCAGCAGGGCGGTCTGGTGCtgcccctcgcgccgccgccgccgccgcatgtcCAGGCGTTCGCTGGCGACGTGCGGGCCCGGGCCGTCGGGTGCGGCGCGGCGTCCACCagcgggagggcggcggcgtccaATGGCGTCCTCTCGCATCTCTACCACCAGGGCGTGGAGATCGACACGCTCGTGAGACTCGAGGTACGAACCCCGTTCCTGATCGTCCCATCCCCTCCACGCGATCGATCCGGATTCCGGAGTCGACCTTCGTAGTGGATATGGCGTCTGACTGTCGCTCCCGTGGTTTGCGCTGCAGACTGAGAGGATGCGGGTGGGGCTCCAGGAGAAGCGGCGCCGGCACGCGCGCGCGGTGGTCGCCGCCGTtgggcgcgccgcggcggggcgcctccgcgcggcggaggccgag
This sequence is a window from Panicum virgatum strain AP13 chromosome 7K, P.virgatum_v5, whole genome shotgun sequence. Protein-coding genes within it:
- the LOC120640849 gene encoding probable BOI-related E3 ubiquitin-protein ligase 2, with amino-acid sequence MAVQAQQHLLLSHDAFGHAFRALDGAGGVFLDELGIAGCAPAAAAPGPAGDAVFGGAARSELTCNGGGEHDAGLLLPRKRARVAAGLVECGGQQGGLVLPLAPPPPPHVQAFAGDVRARAVGCGAASTSGRAAASNGVLSHLYHQGVEIDTLVRLETERMRVGLQEKRRRHARAVVAAVGRAAAGRLRAAEAELDRARCRNAELEERVRQLAAEGQAWLGVARSHEAVAAGLRATLDQLLQPPACAAALAGSGAADGDAEDAQSCCFETSLPADGTASRGPAPPCRSCGGGDACVLLLPCRHLCLCRACEPAAEACPVCAATKNASLHVLLS